A single genomic interval of Streptomyces sp. 1222.5 harbors:
- a CDS encoding DUF58 domain-containing protein, with product MALTGRAALLAALGSIPVGVLEPGWTGILAVNGSLALACACDYALAAPVRRLRLSRSGDTSARLGETADVTLTITNPSRRPLRAHLRDAWPPSSWQPGTEVESSRHRLTVPPGERRRVTTRLRPTRRGDRQADRVTVRSYGPLGLFSRQGSHQVPWTVRVLPPFTSRKHLPSKLARLRELDGRTSVLTRGEGTEFDSLREYVPGDDTRSIDWRATARQSSVAVRTWRPERDRHILLVLDTGRTSAGRVGDAPRLDASMDAALLLAALASRAGDRVDLLAYDRRVRALVQGRSAGDMLPSLVNAMATVEPELVETDARGLTAMALRTAPRRSLIVLLTTLDAAPVEQGLLPVLPQLTQRHTVLVAAVADPHIATMAKARGDAEAVYEAAAAAQAQSERQRTAEQLLRHGVTVVDATPETLAPALADAYLALKAAGRL from the coding sequence ATGGCCCTCACCGGACGCGCCGCGCTCCTCGCGGCCCTCGGCTCGATCCCGGTCGGCGTCCTGGAGCCCGGCTGGACGGGGATCCTCGCGGTCAACGGGTCCCTGGCCCTGGCCTGCGCGTGCGACTACGCGCTCGCCGCGCCCGTGCGCCGGCTGCGCCTGAGCCGCTCCGGCGACACTTCCGCGCGTCTCGGTGAGACGGCCGACGTCACCCTCACGATCACCAACCCGTCCCGCCGCCCCCTGCGGGCCCATCTGCGGGACGCCTGGCCGCCCAGCAGCTGGCAGCCCGGCACCGAGGTCGAGTCCTCCCGCCACCGCCTGACGGTGCCCCCGGGGGAACGCCGCCGTGTGACGACCCGACTGCGTCCCACGCGTCGCGGCGACCGCCAGGCCGACCGCGTGACCGTCCGCTCCTACGGCCCTCTCGGGCTCTTCTCCCGCCAGGGATCCCACCAGGTGCCCTGGACGGTGCGTGTCCTGCCGCCGTTCACCAGCCGCAAGCATCTCCCGTCGAAGCTCGCGCGGCTGCGCGAACTCGACGGCCGCACCAGCGTGCTGACGCGCGGTGAGGGAACGGAGTTCGACAGCCTCCGCGAGTACGTCCCCGGGGACGACACCCGCTCGATCGACTGGCGGGCCACGGCACGGCAGTCCTCCGTGGCCGTCCGCACCTGGCGTCCGGAACGGGACCGCCACATCCTGCTGGTCCTGGACACCGGCCGCACCTCGGCCGGCCGCGTGGGCGACGCCCCGCGCCTGGACGCGTCCATGGACGCGGCCCTGCTCCTCGCCGCGCTCGCCTCGCGCGCCGGCGACCGCGTGGATCTGCTGGCCTACGACCGCCGGGTACGGGCCCTGGTACAGGGCCGCTCGGCGGGTGACATGCTTCCTTCCCTGGTCAACGCGATGGCCACGGTCGAACCGGAACTCGTCGAGACCGATGCCCGCGGCCTGACCGCCATGGCCCTGCGCACGGCACCGCGCCGCTCGCTGATCGTGCTGCTCACGACGCTCGACGCGGCACCGGTCGAGCAGGGTCTGCTCCCTGTCCTCCCGCAACTCACGCAGCGGCACACCGTTCTGGTCGCCGCGGTGGCCGACCCGCACATCGCGACCATGGCGAAGGCAAGGGGCGACGCGGAGGCGGTGTACGAGGCCGCGGCGGCGGCCCAGGCACAGAGCGAGCGTCAGCGCACGGCGGAACAACTCCTTCGGCACGGCGTGACGGTGGTGGACGCGACTCCGGAGACCTTGGCGCCGGCACTGGCGGACGCCTACCTGGCCCTCAAGGCGGCGGGCCGGCTTTGA
- a CDS encoding phosphomannomutase/phosphoglucomutase, whose amino-acid sequence MTADLSQIVKAYDVRGVVPDQWDESLARLFGAAFAEVTGAAAIVVGHDMRPSSPGLSRAFAHGAADRGVDVTEIGLCSTDQLYYASGALNLPGAMFTASHNPAQYNGIKLCRAGAAPVGQDTGLAQIRELVEGWLESGAPRPAAERGALTARETLDDYAAYLRSLVDLTSIRPLKVVVDAGNGMGGHTVPNVFAGLPLSLVPMYFELDGTFPNHEANPLDPANLVDLQKRVPAEGADLGIAFDGDADRCFVVDENGDPVSPSAITALVAARELARNGGTGTVIHNLITSRTVPEVVRENGGTPERTRVGHSFIKAEMARTGAIFGGEHSAHYYFKDFWNADTGMLAALHVLAALGGQRDPLSSLVAQYDRYTGSGEINSTVADQNARLAAVRAAYEGRPDVTLDDLDGLTVAAPGWWFNVRPSNTEPLLRLNAEAEDEATMTRIRDEVLSLIRA is encoded by the coding sequence GTGACTGCTGATCTGTCGCAGATCGTGAAGGCGTACGACGTGCGCGGAGTGGTCCCGGACCAGTGGGACGAGTCACTGGCCCGGCTCTTCGGCGCCGCCTTCGCGGAGGTGACGGGTGCGGCGGCGATCGTCGTCGGCCACGACATGCGGCCCTCGTCCCCCGGCCTGTCCCGCGCGTTCGCCCACGGCGCCGCCGACCGCGGAGTGGACGTCACCGAGATCGGCCTGTGCTCCACGGACCAGCTGTACTACGCCTCCGGCGCGCTGAACCTGCCCGGCGCGATGTTCACCGCCTCGCACAACCCGGCCCAGTACAACGGGATCAAGCTGTGCCGCGCGGGCGCCGCCCCGGTCGGCCAGGACACCGGCCTCGCCCAGATCCGCGAACTGGTCGAGGGCTGGCTGGAGTCGGGCGCACCGCGGCCCGCCGCCGAGCGGGGAGCCCTCACCGCCCGCGAGACGCTGGACGACTACGCGGCGTACCTGCGCTCCCTCGTCGACCTGACCTCCATCCGTCCCCTGAAGGTCGTCGTGGACGCGGGCAACGGCATGGGCGGCCACACGGTCCCCAACGTCTTCGCCGGCCTTCCCCTGAGCCTCGTCCCGATGTACTTCGAACTGGACGGCACCTTCCCCAACCACGAGGCCAACCCGCTCGACCCGGCCAACCTCGTGGACCTGCAGAAGCGGGTCCCGGCGGAGGGCGCCGACCTCGGCATCGCCTTCGACGGCGACGCCGACCGCTGCTTCGTCGTGGACGAGAACGGCGACCCGGTCTCCCCGTCCGCGATCACCGCGCTGGTCGCCGCCCGCGAACTGGCCCGCAACGGCGGCACGGGCACCGTCATCCACAACCTGATCACCTCCCGCACCGTCCCCGAGGTGGTGCGGGAGAACGGCGGCACACCGGAACGCACCCGTGTCGGCCACTCCTTCATCAAGGCCGAGATGGCCCGCACCGGCGCGATCTTCGGCGGCGAGCACTCCGCCCACTACTACTTCAAGGACTTCTGGAACGCCGACACGGGCATGCTGGCCGCCCTGCACGTCCTCGCCGCCCTCGGCGGGCAGCGGGACCCGCTGTCCTCCCTCGTCGCCCAGTACGACCGCTACACCGGCTCCGGCGAGATCAACTCCACGGTCGCCGACCAGAACGCCCGTCTCGCCGCCGTCCGCGCCGCCTACGAGGGCCGCCCCGACGTCACCCTCGACGACCTCGACGGCCTCACGGTCGCCGCGCCCGGCTGGTGGTTCAACGTCCGCCCCTCGAACACCGAGCCGCTGCTCCGCCTGAACGCGGAAGCCGAGGACGAGGCGACGATGACCCGGATCCGGGACGAGGTCCTGTCCCTCATCAGGGCCTGA
- the ahcY gene encoding adenosylhomocysteinase, with translation MTTVDNRQDFKVADLSLAEFGRKEITLAEHEMPGLMSIRKEYAEAQPLAGARITGSLHMTVQTAVLIETLAALGAQVRWASCNIFSTQDHAAAAIAVGPNGTPDNPQGIPVFAWKGETLEEYWWCTEQALTWPDSPTGGPNMILDDGGDATLLVHKGVEYEKDGKVPSVDTAESDEHRVILELLHRTITDGSQKWTQLASEIRGVTEETTTGVHRLYEMHRDGTLLFPAINVNDAVTKSKFDNKYGCRHSLVDGINRATDVLIGGKTAVVCGYGDVGKGCAESLRGQGARVIITEIDPICALQAAMDGYQVTTLDEVVDKADIFVTTTGNKDIIMAADMVKMKHQAIVGNIGHFDNEIDMAGLAKIPGIVKDEVKPQVHTWTFPDGKVIIVLSEGRLLNLGNATGHPSFVMSNSFADQTLAQIELFTKPDEYPTDVYVLPKHLDEKVARLHLDALGVKLTTLRPEQAAYIGVEVDGPYKSDHYRY, from the coding sequence ATGACGACTGTCGACAACCGACAGGACTTCAAGGTCGCCGATCTCTCGCTGGCCGAGTTCGGCCGCAAGGAGATCACCCTCGCCGAGCACGAGATGCCCGGTCTGATGTCGATCCGCAAGGAGTACGCCGAGGCGCAGCCGCTGGCCGGTGCCCGGATCACCGGTTCGCTGCACATGACGGTGCAGACCGCGGTACTCATCGAGACGCTGGCCGCGCTGGGCGCCCAGGTCCGCTGGGCCTCCTGCAACATCTTCTCCACCCAGGACCACGCGGCCGCCGCCATCGCCGTCGGCCCGAACGGCACGCCCGACAACCCCCAGGGCATCCCGGTCTTCGCATGGAAGGGCGAGACGCTGGAGGAGTACTGGTGGTGCACCGAGCAGGCGCTGACCTGGCCGGACAGCCCCACCGGCGGCCCGAACATGATCCTGGACGACGGTGGTGACGCCACCCTCCTCGTCCACAAGGGCGTCGAGTACGAGAAGGACGGCAAGGTCCCCTCCGTCGACACCGCCGAGTCCGACGAGCACCGCGTCATCCTCGAGCTCCTGCACCGCACCATCACCGACGGCTCGCAGAAGTGGACTCAGCTCGCCTCGGAGATCCGCGGTGTCACCGAGGAGACCACCACCGGTGTCCACCGTCTGTACGAGATGCACCGTGACGGCACCCTGCTGTTCCCGGCGATCAACGTGAACGACGCGGTGACGAAGTCGAAGTTCGACAACAAGTACGGCTGCCGGCACTCGCTGGTGGACGGCATCAACCGCGCCACCGACGTCCTCATCGGCGGCAAGACCGCCGTCGTCTGCGGCTACGGCGACGTCGGCAAGGGCTGCGCCGAGTCCCTGCGCGGCCAGGGCGCCCGGGTGATCATCACCGAGATCGACCCGATCTGCGCGCTGCAGGCGGCGATGGACGGCTACCAGGTCACGACCCTCGACGAGGTCGTCGACAAGGCCGACATCTTCGTCACCACGACCGGCAACAAGGACATCATCATGGCCGCCGACATGGTCAAGATGAAGCACCAGGCCATCGTGGGCAACATCGGTCACTTCGACAACGAGATCGACATGGCCGGCCTGGCGAAGATCCCCGGCATCGTCAAGGACGAGGTCAAGCCGCAGGTCCACACGTGGACGTTCCCCGACGGCAAGGTGATCATCGTGCTGTCGGAGGGGCGCCTGCTGAACCTGGGCAACGCCACCGGCCACCCGTCGTTCGTGATGTCCAACTCCTTCGCGGACCAGACCCTGGCCCAGATCGAGCTGTTCACCAAGCCCGACGAGTACCCGACCGACGTGTACGTGCTGCCCAAGCACCTCGACGAGAAGGTCGCCCGTCTCCACCTGGACGCGCTCGGCGTGAAGCTCACGACGCTGCGTCCGGAGCAGGCGGCGTACATCGGCGTCGAGGTCGACGGCCCGTACAAGTCCGACCACTACCGCTACTGA
- the manA gene encoding mannose-6-phosphate isomerase, class I, which translates to MDRLDNTVRPYAWGSATAIPHLLGVEPTGEPQAEMWMGAHPGAPSRTGRGTLVEVIDADPEQELGAAAVAKFGPTLPFLLKILAAGAPLSLQVHPDLRQAEEGYADEERRGIPIDAPHRNYKDANHKPELICALTEFDGLCGFRDPLATADLLDGLGVDSLKPYVDLLHAHPAEAALREVLTAVLSADPAEMAHTVAEATAACTRLGGDYAPYADIAHHYPGDPGVIAAMLLNHVRLQPGEALFLGAGIPHAYLNGLGVEIMANSDNVLRCGLTPKHVDVPELLRIVRFEPSDAGVLRPEASPDDEEVYETPIDEFRLSRFVLPEGGTTHDVTRDTPQILLCTAGSVRAGEHELTPGRSVFVPAGEKAELSGAGTVFRATVIV; encoded by the coding sequence ATGGACCGCCTCGACAACACCGTCCGCCCCTACGCCTGGGGTTCCGCCACCGCCATCCCGCACCTCCTCGGCGTCGAACCGACCGGGGAGCCGCAGGCGGAGATGTGGATGGGCGCGCACCCGGGCGCGCCCTCGCGCACCGGGCGCGGCACCCTCGTCGAGGTCATCGACGCCGACCCCGAACAGGAGCTCGGCGCGGCGGCGGTCGCGAAGTTCGGGCCGACACTGCCGTTCCTGCTGAAAATCCTCGCCGCCGGCGCGCCCCTCTCCCTCCAGGTCCACCCCGACCTGCGGCAGGCCGAGGAGGGGTACGCCGACGAGGAGCGCCGCGGCATCCCGATCGACGCCCCGCACCGCAACTACAAGGACGCCAACCACAAGCCCGAACTCATCTGCGCGCTCACCGAGTTCGACGGCCTCTGCGGCTTCCGCGACCCCCTCGCGACCGCGGACCTGCTCGACGGCCTCGGCGTCGACTCCCTCAAGCCGTACGTCGACCTGCTGCACGCCCACCCCGCGGAAGCGGCCCTGCGCGAGGTCCTCACCGCCGTCCTCAGCGCCGACCCGGCGGAGATGGCCCACACCGTCGCCGAGGCCACCGCCGCCTGCACCCGCCTCGGCGGCGACTACGCCCCCTACGCCGACATCGCCCACCACTACCCGGGCGACCCCGGCGTCATCGCGGCCATGCTCCTCAATCACGTCCGCCTGCAGCCCGGCGAGGCCCTGTTCCTCGGCGCCGGCATCCCGCACGCCTACCTGAACGGGCTCGGCGTCGAGATCATGGCCAACTCCGACAACGTCCTGCGCTGCGGCCTGACCCCCAAGCACGTCGACGTCCCCGAACTCCTGCGCATCGTCCGCTTCGAGCCCAGCGACGCCGGTGTCCTGCGCCCCGAGGCCTCCCCGGACGACGAGGAGGTGTACGAGACGCCGATCGACGAGTTCCGGCTCTCCCGCTTCGTCCTGCCCGAGGGCGGCACCACCCACGACGTCACCCGCGACACCCCGCAGATCCTGCTCTGCACGGCCGGCTCCGTCCGGGCCGGGGAACACGAGCTGACCCCCGGCCGGTCGGTGTTCGTACCGGCCGGCGAGAAGGCGGAGCTCTCGGGTGCGGGCACCGTGTTCCGCGCCACCGTGATCGTATGA
- the lepB gene encoding signal peptidase I, with protein sequence MAGTGRGRGLTVAALVTGLLGLLLGIGSFTYGRGAYGLGTVRSGNMTPTYEPGDRIVWERVDGDEVRRGDVVAFSAPDRYPGVGVHVQRVIGVGGDRVACCTLVGGRERVTLNGKPVEEPYLFQGEADGVHHPYDVKVPRGRLFLLGDHRSNSMDSRFFVAEHDGTLPVGAVQGRLTGDRAGLALVGTALLVGVVLVLTGIGLGIGALVVRRRKSSPVPPVPWPVGPAQG encoded by the coding sequence ATGGCGGGCACGGGGCGGGGACGGGGTCTGACGGTCGCGGCGCTGGTGACAGGGCTGCTGGGGCTGCTGCTGGGAATTGGCTCGTTCACCTACGGGCGCGGCGCGTACGGCCTGGGGACCGTGCGGAGCGGGAACATGACGCCGACGTACGAGCCGGGTGACCGGATCGTGTGGGAGCGGGTGGACGGCGACGAGGTGCGGCGCGGTGATGTCGTGGCGTTCTCGGCGCCGGACCGCTATCCGGGTGTCGGGGTTCACGTCCAGCGGGTGATCGGGGTGGGCGGCGACCGGGTGGCGTGCTGCACGCTCGTGGGCGGCAGGGAGCGGGTCACCCTGAACGGGAAGCCGGTCGAGGAGCCGTATCTGTTTCAGGGCGAGGCCGACGGTGTGCACCACCCGTACGACGTGAAGGTGCCACGGGGCCGGTTGTTCCTGCTGGGCGACCACCGGTCGAACTCGATGGACTCGCGTTTCTTCGTCGCGGAACACGACGGCACTCTTCCGGTGGGTGCCGTGCAGGGGCGGCTGACCGGGGACCGGGCGGGCCTGGCCCTGGTGGGGACGGCCCTGCTCGTCGGTGTGGTGCTGGTCCTCACCGGTATCGGCCTGGGGATCGGTGCCCTGGTCGTACGGCGGCGGAAGTCGTCGCCGGTGCCGCCGGTGCCCTGGCCGGTGGGACCGGCGCAGGGCTGA
- a CDS encoding SIS domain-containing protein, whose protein sequence is MLDESLLDTPEGLAEADRLGLLRGAAEAGARVRTAARHAAEAGIGDLKPDGRPRAVLIAGPGAAATHTADLLGTLAGAGSPVVRLAPTGVAPAAGALRWELPGWAGSVDLLLIATPDGTEPSLSLLTDQAYRRGCSVVAVAPAGTPLAEAVAGAHGMFLPMATAPYDHEEPIAASSPGVFWALLTPLLALLDRIGLLGAPQDALEKIADRLDDIAERCGPAIATYSNPAKTLAAELADSLPVVWTEGNSAGPAGRRFAAALADLAGRPAVVAELPEALAAHNALLAGPLAASADPEDFFRDRVEEPPALHARVVLLRDRPIGGLTAAPGARDIALSHDTPISELEPDEGDELETLAELIAVTDFAAVYLALASRA, encoded by the coding sequence ATGCTGGACGAATCGCTGCTCGACACCCCGGAGGGCCTCGCCGAGGCCGACCGCCTAGGCCTGCTGCGCGGCGCGGCGGAGGCCGGCGCCCGCGTCCGCACCGCCGCCCGGCACGCCGCGGAGGCCGGCATCGGAGACCTCAAGCCCGACGGCCGCCCCCGCGCGGTCCTGATCGCCGGCCCCGGAGCCGCCGCCACCCACACCGCCGACCTCCTCGGCACCCTCGCCGGCGCCGGCAGCCCCGTCGTCCGCCTCGCCCCCACCGGTGTCGCCCCGGCCGCGGGCGCCCTGCGCTGGGAACTCCCGGGCTGGGCCGGGTCGGTGGACCTGCTGCTGATCGCCACCCCCGACGGCACCGAACCGAGCCTCTCCCTCCTGACCGACCAGGCCTACCGCCGCGGCTGCTCGGTCGTCGCCGTCGCCCCCGCGGGCACCCCGCTCGCCGAGGCGGTCGCCGGCGCCCACGGCATGTTCCTGCCGATGGCGACGGCACCGTACGACCACGAGGAACCGATCGCCGCGTCCTCCCCGGGCGTCTTCTGGGCCCTGCTGACCCCGCTCCTGGCGCTCCTGGACCGCATCGGCCTGCTCGGCGCCCCGCAGGACGCCCTGGAGAAGATCGCCGACCGCCTGGACGACATCGCGGAGCGCTGCGGGCCGGCCATCGCCACCTACAGCAACCCCGCGAAGACCCTCGCCGCGGAACTCGCCGACTCGCTGCCCGTGGTGTGGACGGAAGGCAACTCGGCGGGCCCGGCCGGCCGCCGGTTCGCCGCCGCCCTGGCCGACCTCGCCGGCCGCCCCGCGGTCGTCGCCGAACTGCCCGAGGCCCTCGCCGCGCACAACGCCCTGCTGGCCGGCCCGCTCGCCGCGAGCGCCGACCCGGAGGACTTCTTCCGCGACCGCGTCGAAGAACCCCCCGCGCTGCACGCGCGCGTGGTGCTGCTGCGCGACCGCCCGATCGGCGGTCTCACCGCCGCCCCCGGCGCCCGCGACATCGCTCTGAGCCACGACACCCCGATCAGCGAACTCGAACCGGACGAGGGCGACGAACTGGAGACCCTCGCGGAACTGATCGCCGTCACGGATTTCGCCGCCGTTTACCTGGCGCTCGCTTCCAGGGCCTGA
- a CDS encoding cation diffusion facilitator family transporter has translation MSASGGTRAIVAALGANLAIAASKFVAFAFSGSSSMLAEGVHSLADSGNQFLLLLGGKRAQREATPQHPFGFGRERYIYAFLVSIVLFSIGGMFAIYEGYEKVVHPHELENWYWPVGVLVFAIIAEGFSFRTAIKESNELRGKLSWAQFIRRAKAPELPVVLLEDFGALIGLVLALGGVGLALLTGDGVWDGIGTVCIGVLLVSIALVLAAETKSLLLGEAAGLEDVQKIEAAIVDGDTVTRVIHMRTLHLGPEELLIAAKIAVQHDDTADKVAEAIDAAEARIRAAVPIARVIYLEPDIYSEAEAAKGPDPKATPGGPNPHAAGH, from the coding sequence ATGAGCGCGTCAGGCGGAACCAGGGCGATCGTGGCGGCACTCGGCGCCAACCTCGCCATCGCGGCATCGAAGTTCGTGGCGTTCGCGTTCAGCGGCTCCTCCTCGATGCTCGCCGAGGGCGTCCACTCGCTCGCCGACTCCGGGAACCAGTTCCTGCTGCTCCTCGGCGGCAAGCGCGCCCAGCGCGAGGCCACCCCGCAGCACCCGTTCGGGTTCGGCCGCGAGCGCTACATCTACGCGTTCCTCGTGTCGATCGTGCTCTTCTCCATCGGCGGCATGTTCGCCATCTACGAGGGCTACGAGAAGGTCGTCCACCCGCACGAGCTGGAGAACTGGTACTGGCCGGTGGGCGTCCTGGTCTTCGCGATCATCGCCGAGGGCTTCTCCTTCCGCACGGCCATCAAGGAGTCCAACGAGCTGCGCGGCAAGCTCTCCTGGGCCCAGTTCATCCGCCGGGCGAAGGCCCCCGAGCTGCCCGTCGTCCTCCTGGAGGACTTCGGCGCGCTCATCGGCCTGGTCCTCGCCCTCGGCGGCGTCGGCCTCGCCCTGCTCACCGGCGACGGCGTCTGGGACGGCATCGGCACCGTCTGCATCGGTGTCCTGCTCGTCTCCATCGCCCTCGTCCTGGCCGCCGAGACCAAGTCACTGCTGCTCGGCGAGGCCGCCGGCCTCGAGGACGTCCAGAAGATCGAGGCCGCGATCGTCGACGGTGACACCGTCACCCGCGTCATCCACATGCGCACCCTGCACCTGGGCCCCGAGGAACTGCTGATCGCCGCCAAGATCGCCGTGCAGCACGACGACACGGCCGACAAGGTCGCCGAGGCCATCGACGCCGCCGAGGCCCGCATCCGCGCCGCCGTCCCCATCGCCCGTGTCATCTACCTGGAGCCGGACATCTACAGCGAGGCCGAGGCCGCCAAGGGCCCGGACCCGAAGGCGACCCCGGGCGGCCCGAACCCGCACGCGGCCGGCCACTGA
- a CDS encoding RDD family protein, with translation MTELVTGEAVALELRPAKLPSRALAVLLDLVAAMIAYILVTVLVVATTASLDEAAQTALAIATFLLVLIGGPIAVETLTHGRSLGKLAFGLRVVRDDGGPIRFRHALVRGAIGVVEILLTFGVVACIASLVSARGRRLGDVFAGTLVVRERIPAGRGGFVPPPPPWLAGRFGGLDLSAVPDGLWLAVRQYLSRMQQLDPQVSLHMARRLADDLAARTGSPAPQGIPPAAFLAAVVHERQSREARQAFAAARFAPPAAHRTPVEAGAGRPVQAQPWAGEPQTSSLPLAPATPPRSPLSSTPVPPRDESPAERPATGFAPPA, from the coding sequence GTGACTGAGCTGGTGACGGGCGAGGCGGTGGCCCTGGAGCTACGCCCTGCGAAGCTGCCGAGCAGGGCGTTGGCGGTGCTGCTCGATCTGGTGGCGGCCATGATCGCGTACATCCTCGTGACCGTACTGGTGGTGGCGACGACGGCTTCCTTGGACGAGGCGGCGCAGACGGCGCTGGCGATCGCGACGTTCCTGCTGGTACTGATCGGCGGCCCCATCGCGGTGGAGACGCTCACGCACGGGCGTTCGCTGGGGAAGCTCGCGTTCGGGCTGCGCGTGGTGCGGGACGACGGCGGGCCGATCCGCTTCCGGCACGCCCTCGTGCGGGGTGCCATCGGTGTCGTCGAGATTCTGCTGACGTTCGGGGTGGTGGCCTGCATCGCCTCGCTGGTGTCGGCGCGCGGGCGGCGGCTCGGGGACGTGTTCGCGGGCACCCTCGTGGTGCGTGAGCGGATACCCGCCGGACGTGGCGGCTTCGTTCCGCCTCCCCCTCCGTGGCTGGCCGGCCGGTTCGGCGGGCTGGATCTGTCGGCGGTTCCGGACGGGCTGTGGCTGGCCGTCCGGCAGTACCTGTCCCGTATGCAGCAGCTCGATCCGCAGGTGTCCCTGCACATGGCGCGGCGGCTCGCGGACGATCTCGCGGCGCGCACCGGTTCTCCGGCGCCGCAGGGGATCCCGCCGGCCGCGTTCCTCGCGGCCGTGGTGCACGAGCGGCAGTCGCGGGAGGCCCGGCAGGCGTTCGCCGCCGCACGCTTCGCCCCGCCGGCCGCTCATCGGACTCCGGTGGAGGCGGGGGCGGGTAGGCCCGTGCAGGCGCAGCCGTGGGCCGGGGAGCCGCAGACGTCCTCCCTGCCCCTGGCTCCTGCGACGCCCCCGCGTTCACCGCTCTCCTCGACACCGGTGCCGCCACGGGACGAGTCGCCGGCCGAGCGGCCGGCGACCGGGTTCGCGCCTCCGGCCTAG
- a CDS encoding Trm112 family protein has protein sequence MPLEAGLLEILACPACHAPLKEQDTELICTSQDCGLAYPVRDGIPVLLVDEARRPA, from the coding sequence ATGCCGCTCGAAGCCGGCCTCCTGGAGATCCTCGCCTGCCCCGCGTGCCACGCCCCCCTGAAGGAGCAGGACACCGAGCTGATCTGCACGAGCCAGGACTGCGGCCTCGCCTACCCCGTCCGTGACGGCATCCCGGTCCTGCTCGTGGACGAGGCCCGCCGCCCCGCGTGA
- a CDS encoding stage II sporulation protein M, translating to MDLDVFVSVHRAEWDRLDALLRRRRRLDGAEADELVSLYQRAATHLSLLQSSAPDPQLTGRLSQLVARARSAVTGTRRASWRDVTRFLGQGFPAAVYRARHWWVPTALVSTAVAILLGWWIGTHPDVQSSIAAPSQLRELTRPGGEYETYYSSHPATSFAAQVWTNNAQAAAMCLVLGVFLGLPVLFILFENMLNLAVGFGLMSSAGRLDTFLGLVLPHGLLELTAVFVAAGTGLRLGWTLIDPGPRTRRTALAEEGRSAIAMAIGLALVLFVSGAIEGFVTPSGLPTWARIGIGVLAELAFLAYVYVVGGRAARAGETGDLEAAERSAAVPTAA from the coding sequence ATGGACCTGGACGTCTTCGTCTCCGTACACCGTGCCGAATGGGACCGCCTCGACGCCCTCCTCCGCCGCCGGCGCCGTCTCGACGGAGCCGAAGCCGACGAACTCGTCTCTCTCTACCAGCGCGCAGCGACCCATCTGTCTCTCCTCCAGTCAAGCGCTCCCGACCCACAGCTGACGGGACGGCTGAGCCAGCTCGTCGCCCGCGCGCGCAGCGCGGTCACCGGAACGCGCCGCGCCTCCTGGAGAGACGTCACGCGTTTCCTCGGTCAGGGCTTCCCCGCCGCCGTCTACCGCGCGCGCCACTGGTGGGTGCCCACGGCGCTCGTCTCCACCGCCGTCGCGATCCTCCTGGGCTGGTGGATCGGCACCCACCCCGACGTGCAGTCCTCCATAGCCGCGCCCAGCCAGCTGCGTGAGCTGACCCGGCCGGGCGGCGAGTACGAGACCTACTACTCCAGCCACCCCGCGACCTCGTTCGCCGCCCAGGTGTGGACGAACAACGCCCAGGCAGCCGCGATGTGTCTGGTCCTGGGTGTCTTCCTGGGGTTGCCGGTGCTCTTCATCCTGTTCGAGAACATGCTCAACCTGGCCGTGGGCTTCGGCCTCATGTCCTCGGCCGGCCGTCTCGACACGTTCCTGGGCCTGGTCCTCCCTCACGGTCTGCTGGAACTCACCGCGGTCTTCGTCGCCGCCGGTACGGGCCTGCGCCTGGGCTGGACGCTGATCGACCCCGGTCCGCGCACCCGCCGCACGGCTCTCGCGGAGGAGGGGCGGTCGGCGATCGCGATGGCCATCGGCCTCGCCCTGGTCCTGTTCGTCTCCGGCGCCATCGAAGGCTTCGTCACCCCGTCCGGACTGCCCACCTGGGCGCGCATCGGCATCGGAGTCCTGGCCGAGCTGGCATTCCTCGCGTACGTCTACGTCGTCGGCGGTCGAGCCGCCCGGGCCGGCGAGACGGGTGATCTCGAAGCAGCGGAGCGGAGCGCGGCCGTGCCGACCGCCGCCTGA